In Armatimonadota bacterium, the following proteins share a genomic window:
- the metG gene encoding methionine--tRNA ligase, which translates to MPKRYYVTTPIYYVNSVPHVGHALTMLACDVCKRYRQMHGEDAYFLTGTDENGLKVKEAAEAAGEDPMLFVDRISQAFRDCADSLDVSYDVFFRTTCDEHRRAVQRLFEVIRDKGYIYQDKYEGWYDVSAETFVRESELVDGKSPDGNEVRWVEEDNWFFKLSAFGDRLLEKIESEPNWLLPAGRKNEVVSFIKQGLRDICITRANPGWGIPVPGDDGKVIYVWFDALINYLAATGWPEEGWQETWPADVHWMAKEIFTRFHATLWPAMLMAADLPLPKTVIAHGWFVFGESKMSKSKGNVIAPADLTGFFAEKGGCSPHVARDVVRFSLIRSLPYEGDTNYTWEEVGRIYNADLANDLGNALNRSLSMAHKFSGGTMPDAAVEGDAREAVLRAKGLAMTAMETLRLDEFAAAGIDLIRWLNKYIDDRAPWALAKNGDPALGAVVASMLDVVANAAAILSPVIPHVSAQMFTQLGVSPVERWEAVGAGLIPPGTALNQPDPIFPRLDKTVMEELKPEDKPANPEPKPEAKPKTKGLPEPAAEVEFADLMKFEFRVGRIIEAEPVEKSEKLMKLQVKVGAEMRQILAGIKKKYGTEDLIGRQVVVVANLKPAKLMGMESQGMLLAADDESGEAILLQPDSEAPEGSRVH; encoded by the coding sequence ATGCCGAAGCGCTATTACGTCACCACGCCAATCTATTACGTGAATTCGGTGCCCCATGTGGGCCATGCGCTGACGATGCTGGCTTGCGACGTGTGCAAACGGTATCGTCAGATGCACGGCGAAGACGCCTATTTTTTGACCGGGACGGATGAAAACGGCCTGAAAGTGAAAGAGGCGGCCGAAGCGGCGGGCGAAGACCCGATGTTGTTTGTGGACCGGATCAGCCAGGCTTTCCGGGATTGCGCCGATTCGCTCGACGTGTCGTACGATGTGTTTTTCCGCACCACGTGCGATGAACACCGCCGGGCAGTGCAGCGGTTGTTTGAGGTGATCCGGGACAAAGGCTACATTTATCAGGACAAATACGAAGGGTGGTACGACGTCAGTGCCGAGACATTTGTTCGGGAATCCGAGTTGGTCGATGGGAAGAGCCCGGATGGGAACGAAGTCCGCTGGGTGGAAGAGGACAACTGGTTCTTCAAGCTTTCAGCTTTTGGGGATCGGCTCCTGGAAAAGATCGAGTCGGAACCGAATTGGCTTCTTCCGGCCGGGCGCAAGAACGAGGTCGTCAGTTTCATCAAGCAGGGGTTGCGTGATATTTGCATCACGCGGGCCAACCCGGGCTGGGGGATCCCGGTGCCCGGTGACGACGGCAAAGTCATCTATGTTTGGTTCGACGCCCTCATCAACTATTTGGCGGCGACCGGATGGCCAGAAGAGGGATGGCAAGAAACGTGGCCAGCCGACGTGCATTGGATGGCCAAGGAGATTTTCACCCGGTTCCATGCCACGCTTTGGCCGGCGATGTTGATGGCGGCCGACCTACCCTTGCCGAAGACGGTGATCGCCCATGGTTGGTTTGTTTTTGGCGAAAGCAAAATGAGCAAGAGCAAGGGCAATGTCATCGCTCCGGCCGACTTGACCGGATTCTTCGCCGAGAAAGGCGGGTGTTCGCCGCATGTGGCGCGAGACGTCGTCCGGTTCAGCCTGATCCGGTCGTTGCCTTATGAAGGGGACACCAATTACACCTGGGAAGAAGTCGGGCGGATCTACAATGCCGATCTGGCTAACGACCTGGGCAACGCTTTGAACCGCAGCCTGAGCATGGCGCACAAATTTAGCGGCGGAACGATGCCGGACGCGGCGGTGGAAGGCGACGCCAGAGAAGCAGTTCTCCGGGCCAAGGGTCTGGCGATGACGGCCATGGAAACCCTGCGCCTCGACGAATTTGCGGCCGCCGGGATCGACCTGATCCGTTGGCTAAACAAGTACATTGATGACCGCGCCCCGTGGGCTTTGGCAAAGAATGGCGATCCGGCTTTGGGCGCTGTGGTTGCTTCGATGCTAGACGTGGTGGCCAACGCAGCGGCGATCCTTTCACCCGTGATCCCCCATGTCTCGGCCCAGATGTTCACCCAGCTCGGCGTATCCCCAGTGGAGCGGTGGGAAGCGGTGGGCGCCGGATTGATCCCGCCGGGCACCGCCCTCAACCAGCCTGATCCGATTTTCCCCCGATTGGACAAAACCGTCATGGAAGAACTCAAACCCGAGGATAAACCCGCAAACCCCGAACCCAAACCGGAAGCCAAACCGAAAACCAAAGGCCTCCCCGAGCCGGCCGCTGAGGTCGAATTCGCCGACCTCATGAAGTTTGAGTTCCGTGTCGGTCGGATCATCGAAGCCGAGCCGGTTGAAAAAAGCGAAAAGCTGATGAAGCTCCAAGTGAAGGTCGGGGCCGAGATGCGGCAGATCTTGGCGGGGATCAAAAAGAAGTACGGGACGGAAGATTTGATCGGCCGCCAAGTGGTAGTCGTCGCCAATCTCAAACCCGCCAAGCTTATGGGGATGGAGAGCCAAGGGATGCTGTTGGCGGCCGACGATGAATCCGGGGAAGCGATTCTGCTTCAGCCCGATTCCGAAGCGCCTGAAGGAAGTAGGGTTCACTAA
- a CDS encoding YraN family protein encodes MKRPGTDAEDQAADHLLGLGYTIVARRVKTRSGEIDIVALDGDTLVFVEVKSRARGPVSPEEALTQTKSHRLKAAAEEYCYAAGGPDLLARFDLIAIDADGLRHHQSALG; translated from the coding sequence TTGAAGAGACCCGGAACCGATGCCGAAGACCAAGCCGCAGACCATTTGTTGGGACTGGGCTACACCATCGTCGCGCGGAGGGTCAAAACCCGGTCGGGGGAAATCGACATCGTGGCTTTGGATGGCGACACGTTGGTGTTCGTCGAGGTCAAATCGCGCGCCCGCGGTCCGGTTTCACCGGAAGAAGCCCTGACCCAGACCAAATCGCACCGGTTGAAGGCCGCCGCCGAAGAGTACTGCTACGCGGCTGGCGGCCCTGACCTCCTGGCCAGGTTCGACCTCATCGCCATCGATGCCGACGGCTTGCGCCACCACCAAAGCGCGTTGGGTTAG
- a CDS encoding ribonuclease HII, with product MAGVDEAGRGPIAGPLVVAAAILPEGFDATGLNDSKKLTAGQRDFVFWRIVAQCRYSLVIVPPQEVDRLNILRATLLAMGRSIAELDPPAAVVDGNQPPVGASCPTSTLIKGDAKNASIAAASILAKVTRDRLMAEAASAFPGYGFDTHFGYYNPAHREALARLGPCAIHRRSFEPVKSMLNQPGLF from the coding sequence ATCGCCGGAGTCGACGAAGCCGGACGGGGGCCGATTGCCGGGCCCCTGGTGGTGGCCGCGGCCATCCTGCCCGAGGGGTTCGATGCAACCGGGCTGAACGATTCGAAAAAATTGACCGCCGGGCAAAGGGATTTCGTGTTTTGGCGCATTGTCGCCCAGTGCCGCTATTCCCTCGTCATCGTTCCCCCCCAAGAGGTGGATCGGCTCAACATCTTGAGGGCCACCCTTTTGGCGATGGGTCGGTCTATCGCGGAACTCGATCCCCCAGCTGCCGTCGTTGACGGGAACCAACCCCCAGTCGGCGCAAGCTGCCCAACTTCGACATTGATCAAAGGCGATGCAAAAAATGCCTCCATCGCCGCGGCTTCGATTCTTGCCAAAGTCACGCGCGACCGCCTGATGGCCGAAGCGGCGTCTGCCTTCCCCGGGTACGGCTTTGATACCCACTTTGGCTACTACAACCCCGCCCACCGGGAAGCCCTCGCCCGGCTCGGGCCCTGCGCTATCCACCGACGGTCGTTTGAACCCGTCAAGTCAATGCTGAACCAGCCGGGGCTGTTTTGA
- a CDS encoding M48 family metalloprotease: MGRPGYRQGPQPVRQGRGSCLMGLIVAGFAIFGYFASSQTNPVTGESQHVSLSPEQEITLGLQAAPEMAAQHGGEVLTGPEADAVHRVGNLIVHNTVAKNSPYRFEFHLLADNQTINAFALPGGQVFITRALLGRLETEGQLAGVLGHEVGHVIERHGAQQMAKQQLSQGLSTAVAAASDNPNSAVLAQAVGQMLNMKYGREDELESDRWGVRLTAEAGYDPRAMIGVMQILEKATGGSRQPEFMSTHPNPGNRIEKIEDEIKAQFPEGLPPGLRP, translated from the coding sequence ATGGGAAGACCAGGATACCGGCAAGGACCGCAACCCGTCCGCCAGGGCAGGGGTTCGTGCCTGATGGGGCTAATCGTTGCCGGGTTTGCGATCTTCGGCTATTTCGCCAGCAGCCAAACCAACCCGGTGACCGGCGAGTCCCAACATGTCAGCCTCTCGCCCGAACAGGAAATCACCCTCGGACTGCAGGCAGCCCCCGAAATGGCGGCCCAACACGGCGGCGAAGTCCTCACCGGGCCGGAAGCCGATGCCGTCCACCGAGTCGGAAACTTGATCGTCCACAACACGGTGGCCAAGAATTCCCCCTATCGGTTCGAATTCCACCTCCTCGCCGATAACCAAACCATCAATGCCTTTGCCTTGCCTGGCGGCCAGGTCTTCATCACCCGGGCCCTCTTGGGACGCCTGGAAACCGAAGGGCAACTGGCAGGGGTTTTGGGGCACGAGGTCGGGCACGTCATCGAACGGCACGGCGCCCAGCAAATGGCCAAGCAGCAGCTGAGCCAAGGCCTTTCCACCGCCGTTGCCGCAGCCAGCGACAACCCGAACTCGGCCGTCCTCGCCCAAGCGGTCGGCCAAATGCTCAACATGAAGTACGGACGCGAGGACGAACTGGAATCAGACCGTTGGGGAGTCCGGCTCACCGCAGAGGCAGGTTACGACCCCCGGGCCATGATCGGCGTGATGCAAATCCTCGAAAAGGCAACCGGTGGATCGCGCCAACCGGAATTCATGTCCACCCACCCTAATCCCGGCAACCGGATCGAGAAAATCGAGGACGAAATCAAGGCCCAATTCCCAGAAGGTCTTCCCCCAGGGCTCCGACCTTGA
- a CDS encoding DUF1844 domain-containing protein: MSNDPQGTQPIHIDQVLAVMIDQLAAIAWQKLGLQNDFATGKIEKDLAQAKTAVDVVAQLAEHLIPQLDESDKRQMQNLVSNLKINYVQKCAEEGQ; this comes from the coding sequence ATGTCCAACGATCCGCAAGGAACGCAACCCATCCACATCGACCAAGTCCTTGCCGTCATGATCGACCAACTGGCGGCCATCGCCTGGCAAAAACTTGGACTCCAAAACGACTTTGCCACCGGCAAGATCGAAAAGGACTTGGCTCAAGCAAAAACTGCCGTTGATGTCGTCGCCCAATTGGCCGAACACCTGATCCCGCAATTGGATGAAAGCGATAAGCGCCAAATGCAGAACCTGGTCAGCAACCTCAAAATCAACTATGTCCAAAAGTGTGCGGAGGAAGGGCAATGA
- a CDS encoding prepilin-type N-terminal cleavage/methylation domain-containing protein gives MRAKGFTLIELLVVIAIIAILAAFIFPVLVQAKAAVETMGVGRNGKQIYTAAALYQADSDDTFPLAMYADGPVMQAWFGRQIDTYRYDNSLGLLSPYIKGKVGRDPTLVAEDWMGDETGIGYNWGVIGSDMHERNDYSQFPNCTGAATSTSLENASRTVVFATSAFYNVSWIPGGDGKKHLFNFFDPMEFWNNVPNVDFRHQGTVTVDNQDHVVRHNGRAIFIFADGNTRTYKKGELKRDWFWREPLAQ, from the coding sequence ATGCGCGCAAAAGGATTCACCCTCATTGAGCTGTTGGTCGTCATCGCCATCATTGCCATCTTGGCCGCCTTCATCTTCCCCGTCCTCGTCCAAGCCAAAGCCGCCGTTGAGACCATGGGGGTCGGGCGCAACGGGAAGCAGATCTACACCGCTGCCGCCCTTTACCAAGCCGACAGCGACGACACGTTCCCCTTGGCCATGTATGCCGACGGTCCGGTGATGCAAGCCTGGTTCGGCCGCCAGATCGACACCTACCGGTACGACAACTCTCTCGGCTTGCTCAGCCCCTACATCAAAGGCAAAGTCGGCCGCGACCCAACCCTCGTCGCCGAAGACTGGATGGGCGACGAAACTGGGATCGGCTACAACTGGGGCGTCATCGGCAGCGACATGCACGAACGCAACGACTACTCCCAGTTCCCGAACTGCACAGGGGCCGCCACCAGCACCTCCCTCGAAAACGCTTCCCGCACCGTCGTGTTTGCCACTTCGGCGTTCTACAACGTTTCCTGGATCCCCGGTGGAGACGGCAAAAAGCACCTCTTCAACTTCTTCGATCCCATGGAGTTTTGGAACAACGTGCCTAACGTAGATTTCCGCCATCAAGGCACCGTGACCGTCGACAACCAAGACCACGTCGTCCGCCATAACGGCCGGGCGATCTTCATCTTTGCTGACGGCAATACCCGGACTTACAAAAAAGGCGAACTTAAAAGAGATTGGTTCTGGCGCGAGCCGCTCGCTCAGTAA
- a CDS encoding PEP-CTERM sorting domain-containing protein: MNKTIALAAFAAVAAGANASLILTAPNSAVGENFDGLGSTTVTGMFSATVGVQSAITGSTFDGTRIAGTTTAATDLTANDGSSNAGSMYSDGAVGSAERALGMLASGSRIMAFGVEIVNNTGVALDSITLRFHQENWRSSTSSSGTPNTMTFAWGVNSTSATYLTDAGLTNDATFNLVGPTPVATNGALDGNLAANQVNFFGNITFATPLANGQSVFLRWSDVDDQGSDANIAIDDFNVVGNAVPEPATLAVLGLVAAAAARRKRK; encoded by the coding sequence ATGAACAAAACCATTGCTCTTGCGGCATTTGCCGCAGTAGCTGCTGGTGCCAACGCCAGCCTCATTTTGACCGCCCCGAACTCTGCCGTTGGTGAGAACTTCGACGGCCTTGGCTCCACCACTGTCACCGGCATGTTCTCGGCGACTGTTGGCGTCCAATCCGCCATCACCGGTTCCACCTTCGACGGCACCCGCATCGCCGGTACCACCACCGCGGCCACCGACCTGACCGCAAATGACGGCTCCTCCAACGCCGGCAGCATGTACTCCGACGGCGCGGTCGGCAGCGCGGAGCGCGCCCTCGGGATGCTCGCCTCGGGCAGCCGCATCATGGCCTTCGGTGTGGAAATCGTCAACAACACCGGTGTCGCCCTCGACTCCATCACCCTGCGGTTCCACCAAGAAAACTGGCGCTCCTCCACCTCGAGCAGCGGAACCCCGAACACGATGACTTTCGCATGGGGCGTTAACTCGACTTCGGCCACCTACCTGACTGATGCCGGCTTGACCAACGATGCCACCTTCAACCTGGTCGGCCCGACGCCGGTTGCCACCAACGGGGCCCTCGACGGCAACCTTGCCGCCAACCAAGTCAACTTCTTTGGCAACATCACGTTCGCCACGCCGCTCGCCAACGGTCAAAGCGTGTTCCTCCGCTGGTCCGACGTTGACGACCAAGGCAGCGACGCCAACATCGCCATCGACGACTTCAACGTCGTTGGAAATGCGGTGCCCGAACCGGCGACCCTCGCCGTCCTCGGCTTGGTGGCTGCTGCTGCCGCCCGCCGCAAGCGCAAGTAA